The region GACTGTCCGGGCTTCCCGCGCGACGGCAGCTGGCAGGTGCAGCACGAGGGCTTCACCGTCTGGCCCTGACCGTCCGACCACCCGTAAACGAAAGAGACCTGACATGGCCACTGGTGAATGGAACCCTGACGACATCGCACGCCTGGTCTCCCGGCTGACGCTGGAACAAAAGGTCGCACAACTCAGCGGCCTGAACACCCCCGAACTCTTCGGACAGCCAGACGAAGATCTTCCGAACGTCCCCGGCATCGATGCCGGCCGCCTGAAGCAGCTACGTCCGCACGGTCTGGGGCACCTCTCACTGGCCTGGTTCCTCGGCGGGGACGCCGACACCCTGCGCACGCAACTCGCCAAGATCCAGGCCGGCGTGCGGGAGGTGACGCCGTTCGGGATCGGCGCGCTGGTGCACATCGAGGGCATCAACGGCTTCCTGCACGCCTCCGGTTCACAGTTCCCCACGGCGTGGGCGCAGGCGACGACCTGGGATCCGGCGCTGGTCCGGCAGGCCTCCGCCGTGACGTCCGCGCACACACGGGACGCCGGGATCCAGCTGCTCTTCGCGCCGGTCATGGACATCAACCGCGACCCGCGCTGGGGCCGCGTGCACGAGACGTACGGCGAGGACCCGGAGCTGGCGGCGCAGCTGTCCGTCGCGTTCGTCCAAGGCGTGCACCAGGAAGAAGGCGTCCTTGCGACCGGCAAGCACTTCCTGGGCTACGGCAACTCGGAGGGCGCCCTGAACCAGGCGGCGACCCAACTCGGACGCCGGGCCCTGATCGACGAGTACGCCGAGCCGTTCCGCCGTGCGATCGCCGAGGCGGGACTGGCGGCGGTGATGAACTCGTACAACGAGATCGACGGCGTGCCCGTGGCCGCGAACCACTGGCTGCTGACCGAATTCCTGCGCGGGACCCTCGGTTTCGACGGGCTGGTGCTCGGCGACTACGACGCGGTCAACATGCTGCGGACCCACCACCGCGCCGCCCGCACGGAGGGTGAGGCCGCGGTTCAGGCACTGTCCGCCGGGCTCGACGTCGAACTCCCGGGCAACACGAACTACGTGTCCCTGGTGGACGAGGTCGCCGCCGGGCGTCTGGACGAGAAGGTCGTCGACGTGGCCGTGGGCCGGGTGCTGGCCGTCAAGGCCCGCGTCGGACTCGTCCCGGACTTCGGACCACGCCCCGCGCCGGCGGTGCGTCCGGACCGCGCGGAGGCCGCCGAGATCCGCCGCGCCCTCGCCGCCCGCAGCACCGTCCTGCTCCAGAACGACGGCACCCTGCCCCTGACACCGGGGGAGCGCCGGATCGTCGTCGTCGGCCCCGCCGCCGACGAGCTCCGGATCCACTTCGGCGCGTACACCTCCGTCTCCAACGCCGAGATGCCGCTGGGCATGATGGCGGTCATGGAGGGCAGGGTCCCCGGAGTCGATCCGGGGACCTTCAACTTCACGGACATCTTCCAGACCCGGATGCCCGGCATGGACGCCACCTTCGAGGGCGTGGCCCGCGACATCCACCCCGAGGCCCGTACCGTGTTCGACGGGCTCAAGGCATTGGACGCGAAGGTCGACTTCGTGTCACTGGGCCGCTTCGAGAAGGACGATTCCCAGGACGCCGAAATGGTGCGGGCCGCCGTGGCCGACGCCGACCTGGTCCTCGCGGTCCTCGGCGAACGCACCGGCTGGGTCGGCAACAACACCGCAGGCGAGGGCCAGACCTCGGTCTCTCCGTCTCTGCCCGGCGATCAGGAGGACCTCCTGGACCACCTGGCCGCCACGGGTAAGCCGCTGGTGACCGTGATCGTCTCCGGTCGGCCGTTGCTGCTGGGGAAGGCGGCCCGGGCCTCCAACGCCATCCTGCTCGCGCCGCTCCTCGGCGAGGAGGCGGGCACCACGATCGCGCACACCTTGTACGGCCTGATCAACCCCAGCGGCAAGCTGCCCAGCACCTTCCCGCGCCACCTGGGCCAGATCCCTCTCTACCACGGCCATCACCACGGCAGCGGCTACGCACACCCCACCGGCACCCGCCACGGCTACGGCGACCTCGACACCCAGGGCCCTCTCTACGCCTTCGGCCACGGGCTGTCGTACACCGACTTCGAGGTCACGCTGGACGAACAGGGCGGCGCTCAGGACGGGACGGCGGTCGAGGTGGTCCACGGTGTGGTGCGGGCCCGGCTGACTGTGGTGAACACCGGTGCTGTGGAGGGCGAGACGGTCGTGCAGTTGTACGCGCGCGACGAGTTCGCCTCGGTCGTCCGCCCGGTGCGGCAGCTCATCGCTTTTGCCCGTGTCGCTCTCGCCGCGGGGGAGCGCAGGAGCATCGTCCTGGAGGCACCTGTGGAGCGGCTGCACTACACCCTGACCGACGGGCGCCGAGGCATCGAGCCGGGCGACGTCACCGTACTGGCCGGACTCGCCGCCGACGCGCTTTCCTGCGCGGCGACGATCACCGTCGGCTAGAACGGCCGGCCGGACACGGGACCTGACATCCGGGCCCGGCCGTGCCAGGAAGGCCGGGCAGGCGCGCCATCGACACCGGTGAGCGCGTCCGCTCTGTCGCGCTGTCGTGCCGTGGCCGCGTGTCCGTCACGGGACAACAGCGCAGGCCATAAGCCCAGTCGCCGACGAAGAAGATGAAGTACGGTCTGACGCGTGACGAACCAGCGAAAACCACGAGGCCCGTACCGCAAGAGCGCGGAACGGCGGGAACGGATCCTTCAGGCCGCCTACGAGGCCATCGACGAGCACGGAGAACGCGCCTCCCTGCAGGACATCGCCGACCGGGTCGGAGTGACGCAGCCGGCGCTGACGTACTACTTTCCCACGCGCGACGACTTGCTTCTCGCGGTGCTGGAGCGGCGGGACACGCTGGGGAAGCAGGTCGCCGGTGCGGGAGGGGAAGGCGGGACCTTTGTCGACGGCATGGCGGCGAGCGCCCGCCACACCACCGACCACCCCGGCCTCGCCAAGCTGTACGTCACGCTCTCGGCGGCGGCCACCGACCCGGGCAGCCCCGCGCACAGCTACTTCACCGAGCGCTATGGGGGCCTCGCGGCCGAGGTCACACGGGACTTCGAGGAGGGGCAGCGGACCGGCCTGATCCGGGCCGACGAGCCGGCCGGCCACCTGGCCAGGGCGGTGCTGGCGGTCCTCGACGGCCTGCAGATCCAGTGGATGCACGACCCCACGGTGGACATCGCCGCGATCGCCGAGACGTTCACGCGGATGCTGGCGCCTCCGGCCGAGTGAAGGTACTCAGACGCAATTTTTATTAAATGATAGATTTTCTTTCCTGCCCCTTGATCCCTTCCTCGCCGAGAAGACGCACCTTCTGGAGGGCCTCCGTTGGGAGGATGCCCAGACGGACTCCGAGGCCATGAACCGGTTCATCGAGTACTTCCGTGATCCCGGAGAGTGGAGCATGCCGGACGTCTCAGTCGAGGGCCGCACGGTGCCGGGAGCTCACGGAGAGATCCCCGTTCGGATCTACGCCCCGCGGGACGAGCCGCGCCGGGCGCTACTGGGGCTGCACGGCGGCGGGTTCACGGGGGCAACCTTAGCCCAGGAGATCGTTGTCCTGGGAGCGGTGGTGATGGATCCAGCTGGTCGGGATCACGGCGGGTTCCTGTTCGGGGCGCGGTTCGGGACGTGCCGCACCGGGAGGCTGCGGCCGGGGCCGGAACGTCCAGGAAGGTCCGCGGGCAGTGCGCCGGGAGTCTGCAGCCTCCCGGCGGAGCGCGGGGGTCAGCTCAGGCGGGCGTCGGCGTAGGCGGCCATCGCATCGCGCTGGTACTCGGCCAGGCCGTCGGCGACCTGGTCGTAGACCGATCGCCACTGCGGGTCGGTGACATAGGTCTGGCCCAGGGCCTTGAACGCGGCCGCGTTCGGGGTCCACATCCGGCACAGGCCCTGGTACTGCGTGTCCACCTCGGCCTGCACGGCCGGGTCGGCCACTGGCGTGCCGGCCGCCATGAGTGCGGCCAGGCGCACCAGCAGCGCGGTCGCCTCCCGCTGCAGGCGCTCCTGGTCCTGCGCGGTGAGCGTGTCGGCGAACTGCTGTGACTGCTGCGCCTCCTGCGGCCACCGCTCGCTCGCCTGGTCGTGGTAGCGCGCGGCGTCGAACCCCTCGAACAGGTTCTCCGGGTGCTGCATCGTCGACATGCCGTCGTCCTTCCTGTCCTGCAACGTGGCGATGGTGCGGCTGACGGTGCGGGCCAGCGTGTCCAGGCGGTCCCGCTCGGCCACAAGCCGCAGGTGGTGCGCCCGCAGTGCGTCCACCTGGTCGACCTCCTCGGCCAGCACCGCCGCGATCTCGACCAGCCCCAGGCCCAGCTCCCGCATCACGAGGATCTGCTGCAGCCGCAGCAACTCGCTCTCCCCGTAGTAGCGGTAGCCGTTGCTCCCGACCGATGCCGGGGGCAGCAGGCCCACCTCGTCGTAATGGCGAAGCGTCCGCGACGTCACACCCGACATCCGGGCCACCTCCGCGATCGACCAGGCCATCACCGTCTCCCATCCCGACCGGACTGTCCGGCCACACACGACCGTAGAAGTTGACGCAACGGCAAGGTCAATTCCCGAACCACACGCGGGGACACCAAGCCGATGTCACCCTCCGTAGCAATGATCAGAACTCAACCACACCCCGTTGCAGGAAACCCACCGCAGTACGTGCTCCCAGGCAGCACCAACTGCCGGTCGGTCTTACCTCGCGGCGGGAATGCCCCACGGTCACATGAACCGGGGTCCGTCGCTCAAGGAGGTCGACCGCTCACTCGACTTCTTCGTGGGCACGCTCTCCGGCTGACCGGTTGGCGACATCGAGAAGAGCCTCGGCGCTCAGTGCGTCGGGCCCTTTCCCCTCGTCTCCCGGCCGGACGTGCCGCGGTGAGCCCGGTCTCCTTCTCCCGTAGTTGCCGGAAGACGGGGCAGAACCACGGCGCCGCGTCCCTCGGCCGTATGGCCGCCGCTCAGGACGCCCGCAGACCGAAGGGCCCCACCCCTATGTGTCCGACCCGGGATGCGTGGCCCAGGAGATGCGTGCGTCTGTCGTCCGGCCGCTACCGCTGCTCCTCATGGCCTCGGCCGGCTCCGCGGGAAGGCGGAGCCGGCCGAGTGGCAGTGGGCGTGATGGGGAAGAGGGGGCGTCAGGCCGCCTGAGTCGCCTCCACTGCCTGGCCCGTCTCCACCTCGTCAAGACTCTTCGACTTGGGGATCAGGGCGATGAGCAGGACACCGGCGACGATCACGCCGGCGAACAGCAGGAGCGCCTTGCTGTAGCTGTCGTCGACGTAGAAGGCGGTGCCCTTCATGACGTTGGCGTTCTGCGCGACGAGGACGAAGGCCACCTGGGTGAGCGCGCCCTGCAGGACGCCCTGCATCAGGTTCTGCGCGCCGTTGCCCAGCGCCTGCTCCTCAGGCTTCACCGACTCGATGACCATGATCGGGACCAGGGCCACGACGATGCCCATGCCCACTCCGCTGAGCGCCCCGATCGTCATGAAGTTCGCGACGCTGGAGTGGAACTGGGAGAGGAGGCCGCCGCCCAGGGCGACCAGGGTGCCGCCGATGGCCAGCAGTACACGGGTGTCGATACGCCGGGCGAGGACACCGGTGAACACCGAGGTCGCGATGAGAAGGATGCTGTTGGGCGCGCTGACCCAGGCGTTCTTCGTGGCCGTCCAGCCCAGGCCGTCGGAGAGGCCCGGGATGTGGGGCATCAGGACGAGCAGGTTCGTCACGGTCCCCTGGGCGAAGATCGCGCCCATGACGAGACCCGCGACCAGGAACGTCGACCACACCCGGCGCCGCCCGATCAGGCCGATGGGGAACATCGGGTGCTCAACCTTGCGCTCGACGAGGACGAAGGCGACCACGGCCGCCAGCCCGCCGCCGATGAAGCCCAGCGTCCTGCCGCTGGTCCAGCCCCACGCCTCACCCTTGCCGACGGCGTAGATCACGGAGGTGAGGCCGCCGCCCAGCAGGATTCCGCCGATCCAGTCCACCGGGGTGCGGGGCTCGCGCACCGGGCTCTCGGGCACGACGAACAGCAGGGCGAGCAGGCTGATGCCGGTGGCAATCACCATGAACCACAGGACGCCCCGGTAGCCGAAGTCGTCCAGGACCCAGCCGGACAGGAACGGCCCGCCGAAGGCCAGCACACCCATGCCGCCGCCGAGGAAACCGCTGGCCGGACCGACCAGCTTGGGCGGGAACACGTCCCGGGTCAGGGCGTAGACGAGCGCGATCGAGGGGCCGTAGAAGCCCGAGACAGCGCGCCCGATGAGCAGCGTCTCGAAGTTGGTCGAGAAGGCGGCGATCACATCGCCGACCAGGCCGAGCGCGGTGATGACGACCAGCACCCGCTTCTTGCCGAACATCCCGGCGGCCTTGACGATGAACGGCGTCGAGAAGACACCGACCAGTAGGCCCACCTGGCCGAACCAGGCGATCTGGGTGGTGTGGTAGTGGATCGCGATCTCGGACTGGGCGTTGCTGGTCATCAGGCCGATGAGGCCGTTCAGCTGGGACGCCCACAGCAGCGCGATCAGAATCAGTGCGAACCGCGCACCGAAGCCTGACTTCCCGGCTTCGTTCTCTTGGTGCGGTGACTCGACGTTGAGTGACATGTGGCACCCGGCTTTCCGTGCAGGTGTGGAGCCCTTGTGCTCCCAGCGCGCAGGCTAGCCCCTAATTTTTTTGAGTGATAGATTTTCAACGCGGAAACATTTCTGTGACTTTGGAAGGATCCCGCCCATGCAGCAGCCAGACCCGGCGGCGCTCCCCCTGGAGAGGAAGGTGTCCCTGCTGTCGGGAGGGGACTTCTGGTCCACGCAGTCCCTCGACGAGGCGGGCGTGCCCGCGGTAGTCCTGACGGACGGCCCGCACGGCGCCCGCCGCCAGCAGGCCGCGGCCGACCATCTGGGCTTCCACGCGAGCGAGCCGTCCACCTGCTTCCCCCCGGCCGTCGCGGTCGGATCGAGCTGGGACCCCGAACTGGCCGCACGCGTGGGGGAAGCGGTGGGCCGGGAGGCCCGTGCGCTGGGCGTCGGAGTCATCCTCGGCCCCGGCGTGAACATCAAGCGGTCCCCACTGTGCGGACGCAACTTCGAGTACTACTCCGAGGACCCGCTGCTGTCCGGCGTCCTGGGCGCCGCGTTCGTGCGAGGCCTACAGACCCAGGGCGTGGGGGCGGCCGTCAAGCACTTCGCGGCCAACAACCAGGAGACCGACCGGATGCGCGTCAGCGCCGACGTGGACGAGCGCACCCTGCGTGAGATCTACCTGGCGGCCTTCGAGCACATCATCACCCAGGCACGCCCCGCCTCCGTCATGGCCGCCTACAACCGTATCAACGGCGCCCCGGCCTCGGAGAGCACCTGGCTGCTGACCCAAGTCCTGCGCGAGGAGTGGGGCTTCGAGGGCGCGGTCGTCTCGGACTGGGGCGGTGTCGGCGACCGCGTGGCCGCACTGGCCGCGGGCGTGGATCTCCAGATGCCCGGTCCGGACGAGGCCAACGACGCGGCGATCATGCGGGCGGTGCGTGACGGCGTCCTGGAGGAGGCCTTGGTCGACGCGAGCGTCCGGCGGGTGGCCGCGCTCGCCGAACTGGCTGCCGCACCGGTGGTCGAGCGAGTCGAATCCGCCGGACACCACGCCCTGGCTCGGAAGTTGGCTGCGGACTGTGTGGTTCTGCTGAAGAACGACAAGTCCACTCTGCCGCTCGCGGAGGGCGTACGCCTTGCCGTCATCGGTGAGTTCGCTGCCGACCCGCAGTTCCAGGGCGGCGGCAGTTCGCTCATCAATGCCACCCATGTGGACTCCCCGCTGGAGGCGATCCGGACCCTCGGCCACCCTGTGACGTACGCTCCCGGGTTCACCACCGACGGGACGGGAGACCCCAAGGTGCTGCGCGAGGAGGCCGTGCGGATCGCCCGCGGGGTCGAGGTCGCCGTCGTATTCGTCGGGCTGCGCGGGGAGTCCGAGGGCTCCGACCGTGCCCATCTCGACCTGCCCGCCGACCAGGTGGAACTGGTGCGCGCGGTCTCCGCCGTCGCCCCACACACGGTGGTCGTGCTCTCGACCGGCGGTGTGGTGTCCCTGGAGGGCTGGCACGACGACGTCGACGCGATCGTGGCGGGCTGGTTGCTCGGCCAGGCCTCGGGCGGCACCCTCGCGGACGTCCTGTCCGGCGCCGTCAACCCGTCCGGCCACCTGGCCGAGAGCATCCCGCTGCGCCTGGAGGACAACCCCAGCTACCTCACCTTCCCCGGCGAGGCCGGTCATGTCCGCTACGGCGAAGGCGTGATGGTGGGCTACCGCCACTACGAAACCGTCGGACGCACCGTCCGCTACCCCTTCGGGTACGGCCTCAGCTACACCACGTATCGCACCGACGAGATGTCGGTCGACGTGACCGGGGACGACACCGCCACCGTCCGGTTGCGGGCGACCAACACCGGTGACCGGCCCGGCAAGCACGTCATCCAGGTGTACGTCGCCACCAGTGCCGGCCGGGTCCGCCGCCCCGTCCGTGAACTGCGCGCCTTCACCAAGGTCGGCCTGCGGTCGGGGGAGTCGCGTGTCGTCGAACTCCCGCTGGAGCGGCGGTCGTTCGCCTACTACGACGTCGAGGGCGGCCGATGGGTGGTCGCGCCCGGCGCGTACACGGTGCAGATCGGCGAGAGCGCCGCCCGTGTCGTCGCCGAACAGACCGTCACCCTCACCGGAGACACCGATGTCACCCCTCTCTCGCTCGACTCCGCCATCGGCGATTGGTTCGCCCACCCGGTGGCCGGTCCACTGCTCCAAGAGGCGCTCATGGCGGGGGCGACCGAGGAGCAGCGGCAGCAGGCGGAGGCCAACAGCGACCTCATGGAAATGGTGGCGTCCATCCCGGCCCGCCAGTACCTGCACTTTCCCGGAGTCCCCGTGTCCACCGACGACCTGACCGAAATCCTGGAGGCAACCCGATGAGCCGCACCCCCGACCTGCGCCCCGACTTCCTGTGGGGCGCGTCCACCGCACCGCACCAGATCGAGGGGAACAACCTCAACAGCGACTGGTGGCGTATGGAGCACCAGAGCGAAGGCCGCCTGGAACTCAGCGGCGACGCCCTCGACAGCTACCACCGCTACGGCGAGGACATGCGGTTGCTGGCCGACGCGGGCCTGAACGCCTACCGGTTCGGCATCGAGTGGGCCCGTATCGAGCCGGAGCCCGGCGAGTTCTCCAAGGCCGAACTCGCCCATTACCGCCGCATGATCGACACCGCACGCGGCCTCGGCCTCGAACCGGTCGTCACCCTGCACCACTTCACCAACCCGCGCTGGTTCGCCGACGAGGGCGGCTGGACGGGCCCGACGGCCGTCGACCGGTTCTCCCGGTACGTCGAGCAGGCCTGCACGATCCTCCACGACGTCAACTGGGTCGCCACGATCAACGAGCCGAACATGCTCGCCCTGATGACCGGCATGATGAATGCCGTGGCCGAGGGCGTCGAGCTCACCCTCGGCGCGGACTTCCGGATGCCGACGCCCGACGTGAAGATCGGCGAGGCGCTGGTACAGGCGCACCGGGCCGCCGTGGCCGTCGTACGCCAGCACACCTCGGCGAAGGTCGGCTGGACCGTGGCGCAGCAGGCGCTCGTCCCCGCCCCCGGCAGTGAGAAGCTGCACGCCGAACTGCAGTGGGCGTGGGAGGACCTCTACCACCACGGGGCCCGCGGGGACGACTTCCTGGGCGTCCAGTCGTATGCCAGCCAGGTGGTGGACGTGGACGGCATAGTCCCCACGCCCGAGAGCCCCGACAACACCCTGTCCGGCTGGGCGTACCGGCCCGACGCCCTCGGTATCGCCCTGCGGCACGCCTGGGAGGTCACCGAGGGGATCCCGCTGCTCGTCACCGAGAACGGCATCGCCACCCCGGACGACACGCGCCGTATCGCCTATACGACCGAGGCGCTCGGGCATCTGTACGACGCGGTCGCCGACGGCGTCGACGTACGCGGATACCTGCACTGGACGGCGCTGGACAATTTCGAATGGGGCCACTGGGCACCGACGTTCGGGCTCGTAGCCGTGGACCGCGAGACGTTCGAACGCACCCCCAAGCCGAGCCTGGCATGGCTCGGAGGCGTGGCCCGCAAGGGGGGTGCTCTGTAGTTCTCCTCGGTCGTCGGGGCGGGCCGGACGAACTCGTCCGGCCCGCCCCGACGTTGTCCGGGACGACCCCCGCCTCTTCGTCGAGGCCGACCGCTACCGCGCCTGGCGCACGGGCAGGACGACGGCCGACGGACGGGCGGCGTCGTGGCACACCCGCTGGTCGGCGGCAGGTCGGTGGTCGTGGCGTGGGGTGGCGGGGCCGACCTGACAGGGGGAATAAGTCAGGACGTGGTCGGCGGGACGAGCTTCGGAGCGGGCGGAACCGGCTGGGGGTCGTAGGTGAAGTGGGTGAGCAGCGCATCCGTGCCGAGTGCCTCGACACCGATCACCCGGCCGGTGAAGCCTCCGGCGACCTCGGTCGAGAGGTAGCGTCCGTCGATCGTGGCGAGCGTGCGGAACTCGCCGTCGACCAGGTGGCCCAGCTCGATCTCGTCCGGTCCCTTGGCGAAACTGTACTGCTCGT is a window of Streptomyces violaceusniger Tu 4113 DNA encoding:
- a CDS encoding glycoside hydrolase family 3 C-terminal domain-containing protein, producing the protein MQQPDPAALPLERKVSLLSGGDFWSTQSLDEAGVPAVVLTDGPHGARRQQAAADHLGFHASEPSTCFPPAVAVGSSWDPELAARVGEAVGREARALGVGVILGPGVNIKRSPLCGRNFEYYSEDPLLSGVLGAAFVRGLQTQGVGAAVKHFAANNQETDRMRVSADVDERTLREIYLAAFEHIITQARPASVMAAYNRINGAPASESTWLLTQVLREEWGFEGAVVSDWGGVGDRVAALAAGVDLQMPGPDEANDAAIMRAVRDGVLEEALVDASVRRVAALAELAAAPVVERVESAGHHALARKLAADCVVLLKNDKSTLPLAEGVRLAVIGEFAADPQFQGGGSSLINATHVDSPLEAIRTLGHPVTYAPGFTTDGTGDPKVLREEAVRIARGVEVAVVFVGLRGESEGSDRAHLDLPADQVELVRAVSAVAPHTVVVLSTGGVVSLEGWHDDVDAIVAGWLLGQASGGTLADVLSGAVNPSGHLAESIPLRLEDNPSYLTFPGEAGHVRYGEGVMVGYRHYETVGRTVRYPFGYGLSYTTYRTDEMSVDVTGDDTATVRLRATNTGDRPGKHVIQVYVATSAGRVRRPVRELRAFTKVGLRSGESRVVELPLERRSFAYYDVEGGRWVVAPGAYTVQIGESAARVVAEQTVTLTGDTDVTPLSLDSAIGDWFAHPVAGPLLQEALMAGATEEQRQQAEANSDLMEMVASIPARQYLHFPGVPVSTDDLTEILEATR
- a CDS encoding glycoside hydrolase family 1 protein — its product is MSRTPDLRPDFLWGASTAPHQIEGNNLNSDWWRMEHQSEGRLELSGDALDSYHRYGEDMRLLADAGLNAYRFGIEWARIEPEPGEFSKAELAHYRRMIDTARGLGLEPVVTLHHFTNPRWFADEGGWTGPTAVDRFSRYVEQACTILHDVNWVATINEPNMLALMTGMMNAVAEGVELTLGADFRMPTPDVKIGEALVQAHRAAVAVVRQHTSAKVGWTVAQQALVPAPGSEKLHAELQWAWEDLYHHGARGDDFLGVQSYASQVVDVDGIVPTPESPDNTLSGWAYRPDALGIALRHAWEVTEGIPLLVTENGIATPDDTRRIAYTTEALGHLYDAVADGVDVRGYLHWTALDNFEWGHWAPTFGLVAVDRETFERTPKPSLAWLGGVARKGGAL
- a CDS encoding MFS transporter, whose translation is MSLNVESPHQENEAGKSGFGARFALILIALLWASQLNGLIGLMTSNAQSEIAIHYHTTQIAWFGQVGLLVGVFSTPFIVKAAGMFGKKRVLVVITALGLVGDVIAAFSTNFETLLIGRAVSGFYGPSIALVYALTRDVFPPKLVGPASGFLGGGMGVLAFGGPFLSGWVLDDFGYRGVLWFMVIATGISLLALLFVVPESPVREPRTPVDWIGGILLGGGLTSVIYAVGKGEAWGWTSGRTLGFIGGGLAAVVAFVLVERKVEHPMFPIGLIGRRRVWSTFLVAGLVMGAIFAQGTVTNLLVLMPHIPGLSDGLGWTATKNAWVSAPNSILLIATSVFTGVLARRIDTRVLLAIGGTLVALGGGLLSQFHSSVANFMTIGALSGVGMGIVVALVPIMVIESVKPEEQALGNGAQNLMQGVLQGALTQVAFVLVAQNANVMKGTAFYVDDSYSKALLLFAGVIVAGVLLIALIPKSKSLDEVETGQAVEATQAA
- a CDS encoding glycoside hydrolase family 3 N-terminal domain-containing protein, with protein sequence MATGEWNPDDIARLVSRLTLEQKVAQLSGLNTPELFGQPDEDLPNVPGIDAGRLKQLRPHGLGHLSLAWFLGGDADTLRTQLAKIQAGVREVTPFGIGALVHIEGINGFLHASGSQFPTAWAQATTWDPALVRQASAVTSAHTRDAGIQLLFAPVMDINRDPRWGRVHETYGEDPELAAQLSVAFVQGVHQEEGVLATGKHFLGYGNSEGALNQAATQLGRRALIDEYAEPFRRAIAEAGLAAVMNSYNEIDGVPVAANHWLLTEFLRGTLGFDGLVLGDYDAVNMLRTHHRAARTEGEAAVQALSAGLDVELPGNTNYVSLVDEVAAGRLDEKVVDVAVGRVLAVKARVGLVPDFGPRPAPAVRPDRAEAAEIRRALAARSTVLLQNDGTLPLTPGERRIVVVGPAADELRIHFGAYTSVSNAEMPLGMMAVMEGRVPGVDPGTFNFTDIFQTRMPGMDATFEGVARDIHPEARTVFDGLKALDAKVDFVSLGRFEKDDSQDAEMVRAAVADADLVLAVLGERTGWVGNNTAGEGQTSVSPSLPGDQEDLLDHLAATGKPLVTVIVSGRPLLLGKAARASNAILLAPLLGEEAGTTIAHTLYGLINPSGKLPSTFPRHLGQIPLYHGHHHGSGYAHPTGTRHGYGDLDTQGPLYAFGHGLSYTDFEVTLDEQGGAQDGTAVEVVHGVVRARLTVVNTGAVEGETVVQLYARDEFASVVRPVRQLIAFARVALAAGERRSIVLEAPVERLHYTLTDGRRGIEPGDVTVLAGLAADALSCAATITVG
- a CDS encoding TetR/AcrR family transcriptional regulator, encoding MTNQRKPRGPYRKSAERRERILQAAYEAIDEHGERASLQDIADRVGVTQPALTYYFPTRDDLLLAVLERRDTLGKQVAGAGGEGGTFVDGMAASARHTTDHPGLAKLYVTLSAAATDPGSPAHSYFTERYGGLAAEVTRDFEEGQRTGLIRADEPAGHLARAVLAVLDGLQIQWMHDPTVDIAAIAETFTRMLAPPAE
- a CDS encoding MerR family transcriptional regulator, whose translation is MAWSIAEVARMSGVTSRTLRHYDEVGLLPPASVGSNGYRYYGESELLRLQQILVMRELGLGLVEIAAVLAEEVDQVDALRAHHLRLVAERDRLDTLARTVSRTIATLQDRKDDGMSTMQHPENLFEGFDAARYHDQASERWPQEAQQSQQFADTLTAQDQERLQREATALLVRLAALMAAGTPVADPAVQAEVDTQYQGLCRMWTPNAAAFKALGQTYVTDPQWRSVYDQVADGLAEYQRDAMAAYADARLS